One Rosa chinensis cultivar Old Blush chromosome 3, RchiOBHm-V2, whole genome shotgun sequence DNA window includes the following coding sequences:
- the LOC112193044 gene encoding 5'-adenylylsulfate reductase-like 5 has protein sequence MGFKSATLLLLLYITITTLQLVSSSSPVCPPQSDLFRITLQSQCPVATSPYPPLQVDGNFIDRALASTRKTGYTSVLFYASWCPFSRKLYPIFEMLSFMFPQVEHLAVEQSSAFPSVFSRYGIPSFPSILIVNQTSRVRYFGPKDLLSLVQFYQKTTGLEPVQYYNHDQSVGCESGEKSIIKSMSNLLSLREISRREPYLVFATLFVCLRALIHILPKVLTHLKAFWVLYVPHFNVGIFGETSQIMGRILHMVDVRRIWNKLRLCKTRNFHEGAKNARVWASSLTSVSLGESSSARSSSS, from the exons ATGGGTTTTAAATCTGCAaccttgttgttgttgttatatatcacaatcacaacgCTACAATTGGTATCGTCGTCTTCGCCTGTCTGCCCTCCCCAGTCCGATTTGTTCCGTATCACTCTTCAATCTCAATGCCCCGTCGCAACCTCCCCCTACCCACCCCTCCAG GTGGATGGGAACTTCATTGACAGAGCGTTAGCATCAACACGGAAGACTGGTTATACTTCTGTGCTCTTTTACGCTTCCTGGTGCCCATTTTCACGCAAATTGTATCCTATTTTTGAAATGCTTAGCTTCATGTTCCCTCAAGTGGAGCATTTAGCAGTTGAGCAATCTTCAGCCTTCCCAAG TGTATTCTCAAGATATGGAATCCCTAGCTTCCCTTCTATTTTAATAGTCAATCAGACGTCAAGGGTCCGATATTTTGGTCCAAAAGATCTCCTGTCCCTTGTCCAATTTTACCAGAAAACCACAG GACTTGAGCCGGTTCAGTATTACAATCATGATCAATCCGTCGGTTGTGAATCTGGTGAAAAATccataatcaaatcaatgagTAACCTGCTGTCACTAAGAGAGATATCAAGGAGGGAACCCTATTTAGTTTTCGCTACATTGTTTGTCTGTCTTAGGGCACTTATACATATATTGCCCAAGGTATTGACTCACCTGAAAGCTTTCTGGGTTCTATACGTTCCCCATTTCAACGTGGGAATATTTGGGGAGACGAGTCAAATTATGGGGCGTATCCTTCACATGGTCGATGTTAGGAGGATTTGGAACAAGCTGAGATTATGCAAGACCAGGAATTTCCACGAAGGTGCAAAGAATGCCAGGGTTTGGGCTTCTTCCCTGACTTCAGTCTCTTTGGGTGAATCTTCATCGGCTAGATCATCGTCATCTTAA